One Lagenorhynchus albirostris chromosome 8, mLagAlb1.1, whole genome shotgun sequence genomic region harbors:
- the NPC1L1 gene encoding NPC1-like intracellular cholesterol transporter 1, with translation MVEVGLKGWLLWALLLKSAQSELYTPIHRPGYCAFYDECGKNPELSGSLASLTNVSCLDNTPARHVTGDHLTLLQSICPRLYTGPNTTYACCSPKQLVALDVSLRVTKALLTRCPACSDNFVSLHCHNTCSSNQSLFINVTRVAGQGGSQPRAVVAYEAYYQRSFAERTYDSCSRVRIPAAATLVVGSMCGVYGSALCNAQRWLNFQGDTGNGLAPLDITFHLWEPSQAEGSVMQPLNGEVVPCNRSLGYGASACSCQDCTASCPVIARPPALDPTFYLGRMVGSLALILILGSLFVSLTAFLLWSRLAKRGQRKTRSPEASIGLAHRLSLSTHTVLSQCFQCWGTWVASWPVTILVVSTVVVVPMAGGLAFLELTTDPVELWSAPSSQARSEKAFHDKHFGPFFRTNQVILTAPGRPRYRYDSLLLGPKNFSGILSSDLLLEVLELQERLRRLQVWSPEEQRNVSLQDTCYAPLNPHNASLSDCSVNSLLQYFQNNRTRLLLTANQTLSGQTSQVDWKDHFLYCANAPLTYKDGTALALSCMADYGAPVFPFLAVGGYKGKDYSEAEALIMTFPLNNYPPGDPRLAQAKLWEGAFLEEMRAFQRRTAGVFQVTFMAERSLEDEINSTTAEDLPIFAVSYLVIFLYISLALGSYSSWRRVLVDSKATLGLGGVAVVLGAVMASMGFLSYLGVPSSLVILQVVPFLVLAVGADNIFIFVLEYQRLPRRPGEGREAHIGRALGRVAPSMLLCSLSEAICFFLGALTPMPAVRTFALTSGFALLLDFLLQMSAFVALLSLDSRRQEASRLDVCCCKSAQELPPPSQDEGLLLRCFRKFYVPFLLHRFTRVVVLLLFLAMFGASLYFMCYVKVGLDQELALPKDSYLLDYFLFLNRYFEVGVPVYFVTTGGYNFSSEAGLNAICSSAGCNNFSLTQKIQYAAEFPDESYLAIPASSWVDDFIDWLSSPSCCRLYVFGPNKDEFCPSTVNSLACLKNCMRHTAGSVRPSVEQFHKYLPWFLKDEPNIKCPKGGLAAYSTSVNLGPDGQVLASRFMAYHKPLKNSQDYTEALRAARALAANITADLRKVPGTDPDFEVFPYTITNVFYEQYLTVVPEGLFMLTVCLLPTFAVCCFLLGMDICSGLLNLFSIIMILVDTVGFMTLWDISYNAVSLINLVTAVGISVEFVSHITRSFAISTKPTRLERAKEATISMGSAVFAGVAMTNLPGILVLGLAKAQLIQIFFFRLNLLITVLGLLHGLVFLPVVLSYLGPDVNPALVQLQKQEEEVTAAKAASWSKRPAPTSTANSVHVNYGFECPDKSEGGLGSSPPHNRQKL, from the exons ATGGTGGAGGTCGGCCTGAAGGGCTGGCTGCTCTGGGCTCTGCTCCTGAAGTCG GCCCAGAGCGAGCTGTACACGCCCATACACCGGCCCGGATACTGCGCCTTCTACGACGAGTGCGGGAAGAACCCGGAGCTGTCTGGAAGCCTGGCTTCACTGACCAACGTGTCCTGCCTGGACAACACGCCTGCTCGCCACGTCACGGGTGACCACCTGACCCTCCTGCAGAGCATCTGTCCCCGCCTCTACACCGGCCCCAACACCACCTACGCCTGCTGCTCCCCGAAACAGCTGGTGGCCCTGGACGTGAGCCTGAGGGTCACCAAGGCCCTCCTCACCCGCTGCCCTGCCTGCTCTGACAACTTCGTGAGCCTGCATTGTCACAACACCTGCAGCTCCAACCAGAGCCTCTTCATCAACGTGACCCGAGTGGCCGGGCAGGGGGGCAGCCAGCCCCGGGCGGTGGTGGCCTATGAGGCCTACTACCAGCGCAGCTTCGCCGAGCGGACCTACGACTCCTGCAGCCGGGTGCGCATCCCTGCGGCCGCCACGTTGGTGGTGGGCTCCATGTGCGGTGTCTACGGCTCTGCCCTCTGCAATGCCCAGCGCTGGCTCAATTTCCAGGGGGACACGGGGAACGGCTTGGCACCCCTGGACATCACCTTTCATCTGTGGGAGCCTAGCCAGGCCGAGGGCAGCGTGATGCAACCTCTGAACGGTGAGGTCGTGCCCTGCAACCGGTCCCTGGGCTACGGCGCGTCGGCCTGCTCCTGCCAGGACTGCACTGCTTCCTGCCCCGTCATCGCCCGGCCCCCAGCCCTGGACCCCACCTTCTACCTGGGCCGCATGGTAGGGAGCCTGGCCCTCATCCTCATCCTCGGCTCTCTCTTCGTCTCGCTCACCGCCTTCCTCCTGTGGTCCCGCCTGGCCAAGCGGGGCCAACGCAAGACGCGCAGCCCCGAGGCGAGCATCGGCCTCGCCCACCGGCTCAGCCTCTCCACCCACACCGTCCTCAGCCAGTGCTTCCAGTGCTGGGGCACGTGGGTGGCCTCGTGGCCAGTGACCATCCTGGTGGTGTCCACTGTTGTGGTGGTGCCCATGGCAGGGGGCCTGGCTTTTCTAGAACTGACCACAGACCCCGTGGAGCTGTGGTCAGCCCCCAGCAGCCAAGCCCGAAGTGAGAAGGCATTCCACGACAAGCATTTTGGCCCCTTCTTCCGAACCAACCAGGTGATCTTGACGGCACCTGGCCGGCCCCGCTACAGGTATGACTCCCTGCTGCTGGGGCCCAAGAACTTCAGTGGGATCCTGTCCTCTGACCTGCTGCTGGAGGTGCTGGAGCTGCAGGAGAGGCTGCGGCGCCTGCAGGTGTGGTCGCCAGAGGAGCAGCGAAACGTCTCCCTGCAGGACACCTGCTACGCCCCCCTCAACCCGCACAACGCCAGTCTCTCCGACTGCAGCGTCAACAGCCTCCTGCAGTATTTCCAGAACAACCGCACGCGCTTGCTGCTCACGGCCAACCAGACGCTGTCGGGGCAGACCTCCCAGGTGGACTGGAAGGACCACTTTCTCTACTGCGCCAA CGCCCCCCTCACCTACAAAGATGGCACGGCCCTGGCCCTGAGCTGCATGGCTGACTACGGGGCGCCCGTCTTCCCTTTCCTCGCTGTGGGGGGCTACAAAG GGAAGGACTATTCTGAGGCGGAGGCCCTGATCATGACCTTCCCCCTCAACAATTACCCTCCTGGGGACCCCCGCCTGGCCCAGGCTAAGCTCTGGGAGGGGGCCTTCTTAGAGGAGATGCGAGCCTTCCAGCGTCGGACGGCTGGTGTGTTCCAGGTCACATTCATGGCGGAG CGCTCCCTGGAGGATGAGATCAACAGCACAACAGCCGAGGACCTGCCCATCTTCGCTGTCAGCTACCTCGTCATCTTCTTGTACATCTCCCTGGCCCTGGGCAGCTACTCCAGCTGGCGCCGAGTACTG GTGGACTCCAAGGCCACGCTGGGCCTGGGCGGGGTGGCTGTGGTGCTGGGAGCAGTCATGGCTTCCATGGGCTTCTTATCCTACCTGGGTGTCCCCTCCTCACTGGTGATCCTGCAAGTGGTACCATTCCTGGTGCTCGCCGTGGGGGCCGACAACATCTTCATCTTCGTTCTCGAGTACCAG AGACTGCCAcggaggcctggggagggacgGGAGGCCCACATCGGCCGAGCCCTGGGCAGAGTGGCCCCCAGCATGCTGCTCTGCAGCCTCTCCGAGGCCATCTGCTTCTTCCTAG gagCTCTGACCCCCATGCCAGCTGTGCGGACCTTTGCCCTGACCTCCGGCTTTGCGTTGCTTCTCGACTTCCTGCTGCAGATGTCAGCCTTCGTGGCCCTGCTCTCCCTTGACAGCAGAAGGCAGGAG GCCTCCCGGCTGGACGTCTGCTGCTGCAAGAGCGCCCAGGAGCTGCCCCCGCCTAGCCAGGACGAGGGGCTACTGCTCCGATGCTTCCGCAAGTTCTACGTCCCGTTCCTGCTGCACCGGTTCACCCGTGTGGTCGTG CTGCTGCTCTTCCTGGCCATGTTTGGAGCAAGTCTCTATTTCATGTGCTACGTCAAAGTGGGGCTGGACCAGGAGCTGGCCCTGCCCAAG GACTCGTACCTGCTTGACTATTTCCTCTTTCTGAACCGCTACTTTGAGGTGGGGGTCCCAGTCTACTTTGTAACCACTGGGGGCTACAACTTCTCCAGTGAGGCAGGTTTGAATGCCATCTGCTCCAGCGCAGGCTGCAACAACTTCTCCTTAACCCAGAAGATCCAGTACGCCGCCGAGTTCCCTGATGA GTCTTACCTGGCCATCCCTGCCTCCTCCTGGGTGGACGACTTCATTGACTGGCTGTCCTCACCTTCCTGCTGCCGCCTTTATGTCTTTGGCCCCAATAAAGATGAGTTCTGCCCCTCGACTGTCA ACTCCCTGGCCTGCTTGAAGAACTGCATGAGACACACAGCAGGGTCTGTCCGGCCATCCGTGGAGCAGTTCCACAAGTATCTTCCCTGGTTCCTGAAAGATGAGCCCAACATCAAATGTCCCAAAGG CGGCCTGGCAGCGTACAGCACCTCCGTGAATTTGGGCCCAGATGGGCAGGTCTTAG CCTCGCGGTTCATGGCCTACCACAAGCCGCTGAAGAACTCTCAGGATTACACGGAGGCTCTGCGGGCAGCTCGGGCGCTGGCAGCCAACATCACCGCCGACCTGCGGAAGGTGCCGGGCACCGACCCAGACTTCGAGGTCTTCCCTTACAC GATCACCAACGTGTTCTATGAGCAGTACCTGACCGTGGTCCCTGAGGGGCTCTTCATGCTCACCGTCTGCCTGCTGCCCACCTTCGCTGTCTGCTGCTTCCTGCTGGGCATGGACATCTGCTCCGGCCTCCTCAACCTGTTCTCCATCATCATGATCCTGGTGGACACTGTGGGCTTCATGACCCTGTGGGATATCAGCTACAATGCTGTGTCCCTCATCAACCTGGTCACG gcGGTGGGCATCTCTGTGGAGTTCGTGTCCCATATCACCCGCTCCTTTGCCATCAGCACCAAGCCCACGCGGCTTGAGAGGGCCAAGGAGGCCACCATCTCCATGGGCAGCGCG GTGTTCGCAGGAGTGGCCATGACCAACCTGCCCGGCATCCTCGTCCTGGGCCTGGCCAAGGCGCAACTCATCCAGATCTTCTTCTTCCGCCTCAACCTCCTCATCACTGTGCTGGGCCTGCTGCATGGCCTGGTCTTCCTGCCGGTCGTCCTCAGCTACCTGG GGCCTGATGTCAACCCAGCTCTGGTGCAGCTGcagaagcaggaggaggaggtgaCTGCAGCCAAGGCGGCCTCCTGGTCAAAGCGCCCTGCCCCGACGAGCACGGCCAACAGTGTCCATGTCAACTACGGCTTTGAATGTCCTGACAAGAGCGAGGGTGGCCTGGGTAGCTCTCCGCCTCACAATAGGCAGAAGCTCTGA